The DNA window TACCCCAGCACGGATTTTCTGCTCATGGAAATGATTGGCTGAAACATCGTTGCCAAGCAATTTCTCTCGATGATTTCATGAATTGATAGTGTTGGTGTATTAAGCATTTTTTAAAATAAAATTAAAAACCGGTCGAAAGGGAGTGGAAGACCATTCGACCGGTTGGGTGGACCCGATGTGGGTGGTCATCGGGGCTGTTTATAACGGGCTTTCCATTGCTGGAAAGCCCGGTCAGCGTTTACATAATTTTAAAGAGTTTCTTCACCGGTTCTGATTCTGATAGTTCTTGGAAGGTCTTGAACGAAGATAACTCCGTCGCCTTCTTTACCTGTCTGGGCACCGGCTTTAATGGCTTCAATGGCACTCTCAACTTTTTCTTCGGCAAGTCCAAGTTCAATGCGTACTTTTTTAAGAAGATTTACTTCCATAATAACACCGCGGTAAGTCTCAGTGAATCCAGCCTGTCTACCTGAACCAAGAATGTTGGTTACGGACATGGTATAGATTCCTTTGGCATAGAGAGCCTGTTTAATCGGAGTCAGACACTCTGGACGAATATATGCAATAATAAGTTTCATTTGTTTCATTCCTCTTTCTATTGTGTGACTATTCGTTAGAGAAGACCTGGAAGCCGCTGTAAGACTCCATTCCGTGTTCGGATATATCAAGGCCTTTCATTTCTTCTTCTTTTGTTACTCTGATTCCGATGAATGCTTTAGCGAGCAGGAAGGTAATAAGACCTGCGCCGAATGCCCATACGAAGACTGTTGCAACACCTATGATCTGAGTAGTCAGGATCGAGAAACCTCCGCCGTAGAATAATCCGCCTACACCGTCGTGAAGTTCAGGAACTGTGAACAATCCACAAGCTAATGTTCCCCATGCTCCGCAGACACCGTGTACGGAAACAGCACCGACTGGATCATCAATTCTTAATATTTTATCAATTAGTTCGATTGAGAGTACTACAAGAACACCTGCGATCAGGCCGATTATGATTGAACCGGCAGGGGAAACTGTTGCACAGCCTGCGGTAATACCTACGAGACCAGCAAGTGCTCCGTTACAAGTCATCGAAATATCAGGTTTACCGTATTTGATCCAAGATGTTATCATTGCACCGAGCAGACCTGCACAACCGGAGAGGCTTGTTACTACTGCGATGAGGCCGATTGAACCGTCAGCGGTTGTTGTTGAACCGGGGTTGAATCCGAACCAACCGAACCAGAGAATGAATACACCAAGAGATGCTAATGGAATGTTGTGGCCCGGAATAGCTTTTGCTTTTCCGTCAGCAGTGTATTTCCCAATGCGTGGTCCTACTACGATAGCTCCTGCAAGAGCAACCCATCCACCTACGGAGTGAACAACTGTTGAGCCTGCAAAGTCCATGAATCCGAGGCCTTCAAGCCATCCTGCGCCGGAGTCTCCGAGCCAGAGGCTGCCCCATGCCCAGTGACCTGAAATAGGGTAGATAATCCCTGTTACTATCATAGTAACAAAGAAGTAGCTGCTGAATTTTGTGCGTTCGGCAATACCACCGGAAACAATTGTAGCTGCTGTTGCGGCAAAAACAGACTGGAAGAACCAGAAGGTCAGTGTCCACTGTGCGTCAGGGCTGGTCAGACCTACTCCTGCCAGACTGAATCCTGAGGTTCCTATAAAACCTGCAGCATCAATTCCGAACATGAGTCCGAAACCGAAAAGGAAAAAGATAATTGAACCTGCAGCAAAGTCGAGAAAGTTTTTCATTAGGATGTTACCGGCGCTTTTAGCTCTGGTGAATCCTGCTTCAACACATGCAAAGCCTGCCTGCATAAACATAACGAGTATGGCGGCAACAAGGGTCCATAAAATGTTAGCGTGGGTCTGAGTAAGATATTCTTCCCCAGCAAAAGCCGCGGTTGGCGCGGCCAGCATCAGCACAGCGAGAATGGTCGAAATTTTCCGGCCTATTGATGGAAATTTGGAAATCATAAAGTCCTCCTCCAGGGTGTAAATTGCTTTAAGGATGCAGCTATCTAAGCATCTACCGTGCCAAGTATTCAACTTATTAATATAATTGAGTTTATTTAAAAGAGGGTGTTTTTTTCTATTACAAATCTGTATTAATATACTTTTTTGTGTACTTTTATGTCCTACTAATTAACAAAAAAGTAATTATTTTGTTGTATGCGTTTTGCCAGACGCTCGAAATTAACAATAATCGAGTATTATATATGATAGGAAAAAAATAAATAAAGTTGTTGACTCTTTTTGGTGAGAATGGTTACGTGTTTCCTATGCAAACTTTCAACACCCTGGGCGCTAGCCATTCATTTTTTTATTACTTTTACTTTTGGTGCACCCACGCTTGTGGTCGGGTGGAGGTTTGCTCGTAAGTAATAAAAAGTCTTAGCAAACTACCTCTACTAAAGGGCCGCAGGCGATAACTCGCCGGCGGCCCTTTTTTTTTAACTGAGGTCGCCAAAGGAAAGCGGTTCTGAAGTAAGGTTAAACAACCGGAGAACTAAAATGGATATCGGGAAAAAAATCAGACTTGAAAGAATTTTCAATAGAGAAACCGAAAGAACAATAATTGTTCCTATGGATCATGGTATCAGCGTCGGACCGATCGCAGGACTTGAGAATCTGCGTCAGGCTGTGGATGATATGGTCTCCGGCGGAGCCAATGCTGTTCTAGGTCACAGAGGGCTTGTCCGTTGCGGACACCGCAGTGAAGGACAGGATGTAGGTCTTATTGTTCACCTTTCTGCAAGTACATCTCTTTCTCCCACTCCCAATGCTAAAGTTCTGGTCGGTTCTGTTGAAGACGCTCTGCGCCGCGGTGCTGATGCCGTAAGTGTTCATGTCAATCTCGGAGATGAAAGTGAAACACAGATGCTCCGCGATCTCGGTGAAGTTTCCGCCAAGGCTACCAGTTGGGGAATGCCTGTTCTCGCTATGGTTTACGCCCGCGGTCCTAAAATTAAAAATGAATACGATCCTGAAGTTGTTGCTCATTGCGCCCGTGCCGGTGAAGAGCTTGGCGCAGATATAGTTAAAGTCTGTTACACCGGTGATCCTGAATCTTTTAGACGTGTTACTGATGGTTGTTGTATTCCGGTTGTTATTGCAGGCGGGCCGAAGCTTGATACAACAAGGGCATTTCTCCAGATGGTTTCAGATTCAATCAGCGCAGGCGGTTCCGGTCTTTCTGTCGGGCGTAACGTTTTTCAGCATAAGAATCGCGTTAAACTGGTAAAAGCTCTCAGTAAAGTTGTTCATCAGGACGAAACTGTTGAAGCCGCTCTCGAATTTCTCGGCGAATAACATAATTGGAAATAATGATGAAAAAGATAATTTTTAAAGCGATTCCTTTTGATAAAGAACTTCTGACATTAGCTCTTGAGTCCGGTGTCGACGCTGTTCTTGCTGATGCTCAGCATGTCAAAGCTATTACGGAACTCGGCAGAGTTACTGTAATTACACCGGAAGATATGCCGCTTGTTTCAATTGATCAGAAAAGTGATGAAGATATTGCGATAAATCTTGCGACGGAAGGACGTGAAGTCTGCCTTACAAAAGGGTGGGAAATTATTCCTGTAGAAAATATTCTTGCACAGGTTAAAAGTCTGGCTCTTGAGGCTGAATCTTTGGACCGTGCCAGACTTGCCGCAGGAGTTCTTGAGCGCGGAGCTGACACAATTGTTGTTTTGCCGGAAGCGGCACATGATCTTAAGACAATTGTTGCAGAACTTAAACTCAGTCAGGGCCATATGGAATTACAAAAAGCTAAGATTACCAAAATTGAATCTGCGGGTCTCGGCCATCGCGTCTGCGTAGATACGATCTCCATGCTAAAAAAAGGTCAGGGTATGCTGGTTGGTAATTCAAGCGGTTTTACTTTTCTTGTTCACGGTGAAACAGAATCAAACCCTTATGTCGCGGCCCGTCCGTTCAGAGTAAATGCCGGAGCTGTGCATGCTTATGCACAAATGCCAGGAGACAGAACAACTTATTTGCAGGAACTTACTGCCGGAACCGAAGTCCTTATCGTTGATGCGACCGGAAAGACTTCTATTGCAACAGTCGGTAGGTGCAAAGTTGAAGTAAGGCCGATGCTGCTCATAACAGCTGAAGTTGAGACTCCGCAGGGACCGGTTGTCGGTAAAGTGTTTTTGCAGAATGCAGAAACAATAAGAGTTGTAAGCGGTGAAGGCGAGCCTGTAAGCGTAGTCACAATCAAGCCCGGCGATGAAATTATGTGCCGTCTTGATGATGCTGGACGCCATTTCGGAATGCGTATTACTGAAGAGATTGTTGAGGAATAATAGAATGTCAGAATCCAGCAAAAAGAATTTGAATCACTTAAGAGAAGAAATTGATACACTCGATGTTGAGATACTTGAGCTTCTCAATAAGCGAGCTGCCGCATCTCTTTCGGTAGGTAAGCTCAAAGCAGGTTCCGCAGATCAGATTTTTAAACCTTTTAGAGAGCAGGAAGTTCTCAGAGGTTTGACAGAGCGTAATCCCGGTCCGCTTCCAAGTGAACATCTTGAGGGCATTTATCGCGAGATTATTTCTTCATCACGCAGGTTGCAGCGTCCTGAAAGAGTAGTCTATCTGGGACCTGAAGGGACATTTTCATACTTTGCAGGATTAGAGCACATGGGACGTCAGGCTGACCTTGTCCCGAAAAATAATTTTGAAGACATTTTTGTAGCCGTTTCCAAAGGTGAAGCCGATTTAGGTATAATTCCCCTTGAAAATTCTCTAGCAGGAACAGTCGGGCAGAATGTTGATTTGTTCATGCGATACCCCGTGTATATTCAGGATGAATTGTATAGCCGTATCAGCCATGCGCTCATTACCAAAGGGGCAGGCCTGGATCAGATTAATACAGTATATTCACATATAAAAGTTTTGGAACAGTGCGCCGGATGGTTGCGAAGCAATCTTCCTGATGTGAAGCTGGAAGCGGTTGATTCCACTGCAAAGGCGGCTTCAATGGTCGCAGAGGGTGATGATACCTGCGCAGCTTTGGGCAACATCAAACTGGCTAATATTTTCGGACTTCATGTTGTGTCCGAAGCTGTAGAAGATTTTCCGGATAACTGGACAAGATTTTTAATAATCGGCCCTAAACCGGGAATCGAAGGTAAAAGGGATAAAACAACTATTCTTTTCACCACTCCTGATCAGCCGGGAGCATTAGTCGGTGTTCTTAATGTTCTCTCCGGCAAAGATATTAATATGACTAAACTGGAATCCCGTCCTTTTCTCGGTGAAAAATGGAAGTATATGTTTTTTGTAGATCTTCAGGGCGATCTCAGCACTGAGGAATATGAAAGCATCATTGATGAACTCAGGTCACGCTGTCTTACTTTTAAAATTCTGGGAAGTTATCCAAGCGGATCACAGAACGGAAGTAGACTTTAGTTCTTACAACTATTTTTAAAAAAAGGAATAAACGGATGACTTCCGATAATGTAATAAAAATCAAGGCTCCTTCATCAAAGTCCATGTCTCATAGAGCTCTTATTGCGGGGGCTTTTTCAGACGGACAGACTGTGGTGCTTGATCCTTTGGACAGTAACGATATCAATAGGACTATGGACTGCCTTTCCACCATGGGCGCACAGTTTGATGTTGAGCAGAATTCTACTACCGTTACAGGTATGCATGATGGTCCGCACGGCGGCGTAAAAGAACCGGCTGTCCTTGAAATGAGAGATTCAGGAACTACATGCAGGCTTATCACAGCAATTGCAGGAGCTGGAAAAGGAGTTTTCCGCATTCAGGGAACGCCCAGAATGCATGATCGTCCTATCGGAGAACTTACCAAAGCTCTTGAGTCGCAGGGCGTAAAAGTTACTTTTGCCGATAAAAACGGATATCCGCCTGTAACACTTGAATCTAACGGCTTTATCGGCGGTAATATTGAAATATCTCTTGAAGAAAGCAGCCAGTATCTTTCAGGCCTACTGCTGGCTGCCCCGTATGCACATAAAACAACTGTGATTAAAGTTGTAGGTAAAAAAGCTGTTTCATGGCCGTATGTTGCATTGACTCTTAAGGTTATGGAAGATTTTAAAATTTCATTTTCGGTAGAAGCTCTTAAGAACGGAGAGTGGAAAAAGACAAACTGGAGAAAAGTCTCTAAAGTTGTCCCCGGTGAAATACGATTTCGCGTGAATCCTTCTGATTACAAAAAAGACAATTATGAAGTTGAAGGTGACTGGAGTAACGGATCTTATTTTTTAGCTGCCGGAGCGGTTGGAACTAAACCAGTCAGGGTTAAAGGGCTTGCGATTGACTCCTTGCAGGGGGACCGGGCAATTATTGATATTTTGAAAGCTATGGGCGCGAAGATAGAAAGCGACTCTTTCGGAGTGACAGTTTATCCTTCAAAGTTACATGGAGTTGAAGTCGATATGGGGCTGTGTCCGGATCTTGTTCCGACCGTAGCAGTTGCAGCCGCTTTTGCTGACAGTCCCACAACTATAACTAATGTAGCCCATTTGCGGATTAAAGAATGTGATAGGCTCGATGCCAGTGCTACTGAAATAATAAGAGCAGGCGGCAAAGCCGAGATCGGGGATGATTTTATTAAAATTTTTCCTGCACCGCTGAAAAAAGGTGAAAAAATAATTTTTTCGACATATGACGATCATAGACTGGCAATGAGTACAGCTATTTTCAGCTTAGCCGGAATTGACGCTGTTGCTAAGGAACCGGAATGTGTTGCAAAGTCGTTCCCTGAGTTCTGGAAGGAATGGGATAAAGTTAAAAAGGGGAATGGTTGCTAACATGGAATCTGACTTTAGCAAAATTCATAGTATTGCCGTAGTCGGTTCAAGAGGGCAGATGGGAGGGTTTCTGGCCCTTAAAGCCGAGCGGGCAGGATTGCTTGTCCATCGGTTTGATCAGCCTCTTGATGAGAAAGAAATGGCACGCCTCCTTCCCGTGAGCGATCTCGTTCTTTTATGTATTCCGGTAACGGTTATGGATGAGGTGCTTGATAAAATTGTTCCTCACATGAAAAAAGGATCTGTTTTATCAGACGTAGGATCTGTAAAAGGGCGTCCGTTGCAGCAGATGGTCAGAGCTTATGACGGTCCTGTTGTAGGAACTCACCCTTTATTCGGTGCCACTATTCCTGTTGATTTTGAGCCGACTGTTGCTCTTGTTGCAGGAAGGGAAGAAGACAAAGGCGCGCTTGAGTCTGTTAAAGATTTTTATAAACGGTTAGGATTCGGCGCATTCGCATCAACTGAAGAAGAACATGACCGGGCAATGGCAATGATTCAAAGTTTAAATTTTAGTTCCACCATAGCTTTTTTAGCATGTGCGAGAGAACTGCCTAACATTGAAAAATTTGTGACTCCGTCATTTAGACGCAGGCTTGAGTCCGCGCGTAAAATGGTGACACAGGATAGTGACCTTTTTGTAACTATTTCTGATGCAAATCAGTATAGCCTTGAAGCTATTCGTCTTTTCCGTTCTTTCCTCAGCCTTGCTGCATCCGGTGATATGGACCTTCTTTCCGAACGTGCTTCTTGGTGGTGGCGTGAAAACAATACCTAGGGAGAACTGTATTTAAAAAAGTAAAGCCGCATTCTCCCCAGAGGATGCGGCTTTTTTTATATTTAGCGTTTTTTGTAAGTGATAATTTAAAAAATTTAAAAGGGAGCAGGAGATATGAAAATTGAATTGACTCAGTACGGCAAATGGTTGCCAGCTGACGTGCAAACGCCGATCAGTCTTTACCTCGGGCTGGTTGGAAATGCACCGGGAATACTTTTAGAAAGTGCCGAAGTTGACGGAAGACTTGGACGATACAGTCTTATCGCCTGGGATTTCAGACTTGTTCTGTCTCCAGTTCGCGGTAAATTATCTGTAGAATGTGCGGATTCTCGTCTTGCGGGGCTTGCTCAGTATTCAGGCATGGATTTTCTGGAAGGTCTTAGGGCTGTGATGAAAGCTCTGCATTTGAATCCTCAGGAGGAAGTAGGTCCACTGCCTGCTTTGACAAGAGGGCTTTACGGAACATTCGGCTATGGTCTTGCGGGAATGCTTGAACCGAAGCTGGCTGATAAAATCCCGGCGAAAGATGCCGAGGTCCGCTTGGCTCTACCTGGGCGGGTTGTTTTGTTTGATCACTTAAAACACCGTTGCTGTTTTCTTTCTCTTGATGAAGGAGCAAAGCCGGAATTCACTCCGCAGGACTTTAACAGCAAATGTGAGCCTACTGTCGTAGGTGAGCCTGTAGCTGTCCCCGGACGTGAAAAGTACATGGAAAATGTTCAAAAAGTGCGGGAATTGATTGCGGAAGGAGAGTGTATTCAGGTGGTTCTTTCCACCCGTTTCTCAGCTCCTTTCAGCGGTAATTCTTTCGATCTTTATCGCCGTCTCAGGCAGGCAAATCCATCTCCTTTTATGTTTTACATGAAATTCAGCCGTGAAGAAATCCTGCTCGGTTCATCACCTGAAATGATGGCCCGCTGTGAACGGGGCAGGCTTGAAGTACGCCCCATCGCCGGAACCCGTCCAAGGGGTAAAAATGCTGCTGAAGACAGAAAATATACTGCAGAGCTTCTTGCAGATCCTAAAGAAAGGGCTGAACACGTAATGCTTGTCGACCTTGGACGTAATGATCTTGGACGTATTGCCAAGCCCGGTTCTGTCACCGTTGAGAAGTTTATGCAGGTTGAATATTTCAGCCACGTTATGCACATGACTTCATATGTAGAAGCTGATCTGCGTGACGAGTATGATGCAATTGATGTTCTGCAGGCAACTTTTCCGGCAGGAACTCTTTCCGGTGCTCCAAAAATTAGAGCAATGGAAATAATTTCTGAGCTTGAAGAAGTGCCTCGCGGTCCTTACGGCGGAGCAATCGGTTTTATAGGTCTGGATAAGGATTCAATCAATCTTGATACAGGAATCACTATCCGTTCAATGTGGATCAGAGACGGTAAGTGTCATTGGCAGGCCGGAGCCGGACTGGTTTACGATTCCGATCCTGAAATGGAATGGAAAGAATGTAACAATAAGGCAAGAGTTTTAAGAGAAATTTTGCAATCGGAGGGCGGCGATGTTTTTGCTTGTTGATAATTTTGATTCGTTCACATTCAATCTGGTTCAGGCTTTTCAGCAGCTCGGAGCTGATCCGCTTGTACTGAGAAATGATCGCGAGGAAATTCTGGAGCTTGCTGAATCCGGAAAGCTTAAAATGGTCTGCCTTTCCCCGGGGCCGAGCAATCCTGAAAACGCAGGACTCAGTCTTGAGTTTCTGGCCAGACTTCCTAAAGAAATTCCTGTTCTGGGAGTTTGTTTAGGGCATCAGACTATCGGCCATTTTGCAGGAGCTTCCGTTGTGCGTGCGGGCCGCATTATGCATGGTAAAACTTCAATGATTTATCACAATAATGATGGACTGTTCAGCGGACTAGATAATCCTTTTGAAGTCTGCCGTTACCACTCTTTAGTAGTGAATGTTGATGAAGCTCCTGATCTTCTGGAACTGACCGCATGGACTGATCAGCAGGAAGTCATGGGGCTTCGCTATAAAGATCGCCCTTGGGCTGGAGTTCAGTTTCATCCGGAGTCTATTTTAACTCCTGACGGACCGAAACTTTTGAAGAACTTCCTTGAGGGAAATATTTAATCAACCATCATTAATCTAAGGGATAGGGTTAGTAAAATGGCGGACTGTGTAACCTCGGCTCTGACAGAGCTTACTTTCGGCAGAGACCTTTCAACAGAGCTGGCGGATTGTGTCTTTACCTCCCTTTTTGCAGGGGAAATATCTCCAGTACAGGCCGGAGCTCTGCTCATGGGGCTTAGGGTAAAAGGAGAGACTGCAACGGAAGTAGCTTCAGGCGTAAAAGCAGCACTTAAAGAATCTAAACTTGTTAAAGGGTTGAGCGGGCAGCTTATAGATACATGCGGAACAGGCGGTGACGGCAGTAACAGCTTTAACTGTTCAACCGCCGTGGCTCTGTATCTGGCAGATATGGGCTATAAGGTAGTTAAACACGGGAATAGAGCGGTATCTTCTTCCTGCGGTAGCGCGGATATTCTTGAAGAGCTTGAAATTCCTATAACGACTGTGGCCGAAGATGTTCCTGACGTTCTAGGACGTGACAATTTTGTCTTCCTCTTTGCTCCTAATTACCATCCTGCTTTCGGGAAAGTCGCACCGATCAGAAAAGAACTCGGTATTCCGACTCTTTTCAACCTCATGGGGCCGCTTTTAAATCCTGCCCGTCCGACGCACCAGATCCTTGGTGTCGGCAGACCTGAAATAATGCGCCTTATGGCGGAAGTTCTGACTTTGACGGATGTTGGCAGGGCTTACGTTGTGCATGGAGCAGGTAATTTTGATGAGCTGACTCCTTTCGGTATTAATAAAGCTGTTCTTGTAGAAAACGGAAAACTCACTGAACTTGAAATTGATCCTGCTGATTATGGCTTCACTCTTTCAACTCCTGCGGATGTAGCAGTTACAGACCGTAAAAATGCAGGAGAAACTATCCGTAAGATTCTAACCGGAAAAGCTCCTCAACCTATGCTTGATATGGTTGCACTAAATCTCGGGGCCGCACTTTCACTGCTTGATGGAATCAGCCTTGCTGACGGTATTGCAAAAGCAAAATCAAAAGTCGCAGTCGGCGTCAGCAAGGAGTATTAGGAGATGCTTGAGAAGTTTCGTATAGCCAAACAAAGCGAAGTGGATATGCTACGTAATGCTGAATCGAAGGGGATTCTGCCCGATCCTTATGCCGGAGTTCGCCCTTCATTTGCCGACGCGATCAGGCGTGATGGTTCAGGTATGAAAGTTATTGCCGAATATAAACGGGCTTCACCTTCCAAAGGTGATATCAATCTCGGACTGACTGCTGCCGAGGTGGCAAATATGTATGCCGGAGGCGGAGCTTCTGCAATTTCAGTTTTAACAGAAGAGCAGTATTTTAAAGGTAATATCGCTTATTTAGACGAAATAAAATCTTGCGGACTGCCGATGCTTCGCAAAGATTTTCTGGTTGATCCGCTCCAGATTGTGCAGACCGCGTCAACTCCTGCTTCAGCACTATTAATTATAGTACGCATGTTTACTGACGACGGGCTGCTGAAGGAAATGATTGATAAAACTCATGAAGCCGGACTTGACGGCGTTGTTGAGGCTTTTGATATGGCTGACCTTATGCGGGCTAAAAAAGCCGGAGCGCGAGTAATTCAGATTAACAACCGCGACCTTGATACTCTGGGAATCGACATGAGCAGGTCGGTAGATTTTATCAAGGAACGTGATGACAGCGAAATCTGGATTTGTGCCAGCGGCATTAATGAACCGGATGATTGCGTAAAAATGGCAGAACTCGGTTATGACAGCGTGTTAGTCGGTACATCCATAATGTCGAGCCCAAGCCCGCAGGATAAACTGAGTTCGTTAGTCGCGGGAGCTAAGTGTGGAGCTTTGCGATGAATATGCTTATTAAAGTTTGCGGCATGACCAGAAAGGAAGATGTGGCAAGTTGCGAAGAGCTTGGCGCTGATTTTCTGGGGTTCATTTTTCATCCTTCCAGCCCGCGGTGTGTGGATGCGGAATTTGCCCGTTCTGTTGAGCTTTCCACAGCTGAAAAAGTTGGTGTGTTTGTAAAGCAGAGCGCAACTGAAGTGCTTGAAACTATGAAGAATGGAAAACTTAATTTCGCACAGCTTCACGGCGGACAGAATGAAGAGTTTTGTAAAGCTGTCGGCAGGGAGCGAGTGATAAAAGTGCTCTGGCCTCAGCGGTATGATTCGGTAAAGGAGTTTCAGGATGATATTGATCGGTATACACCTTTTTGCCGCTATATGCTTTTTGATGCCGGAAGTTCCGGCGGCGGGCATGGCAAACCGCTCGATTTTTCAGTTTTTTCAGAAGTTAAAATTCCGAACCCGTGGCTTTTAGCCGGGGGGCTTTCAGCAAAAAATCTGCTTGAAGCCATAAGCAGTGCAAAGCCTAGTGGTGTTGATTTGAATTCCGGTGTGGAAGTCAGCCCCGGCATTAAAGATATAAATAAATTGAGTGCAGCTTTTGTTTCAGTGCACTTAGCAAATAAGAGGAACCAGTCATGAAAAGAGGATACTTTGGAGATTTCGGCGGACAGTTTGTACCGGAGCTGCTTATGCCTCCGCTGCTTGAGCTTGAAGAGGACATGGGCAAAATTTTAAAGTCGGCTGAATTCCAACAGGAATTTACCAGTTTGCTTACAAACTTTGTCGGTCGTCCTACAGCTCTTACTCATTGTGCTAATCTTTCACGTGATCTCGGTTTCAACCTCTGGCTGAAACGTGAAGATCTAGCTCATACAGGTGCTCATAAAATCAACAACACAGTAGGGCAGGCGTTGTTGACAAAGATGATGGGTAAACCACGGATGATAGCTGAAACAGGAGCAGGTCAGCATGGGGTTGCAACCGCGACAGCCGCAGCACTTCTTGATCTTGAGTGTGAAATTTATATGGGCGCAGTTGACGTTAAACGTCAGTCTCACAATGTTCGCCGCATGGAGCTTTTCGGAGCGAAGTGCATTCCGGTTGAATCCGGCACACGAACTTTAAAAGACGCAATAAACGCAGCACTTCGCATGTGGATCGCAAATCAGCGCACTACTCATTATTGCTTCGGAACAGCTGCCGGACCGCATCCGTTCCCGCTTCTCGTAAGAGAATTCCAGTCTGTAATCGGTCGCGAAGCAAAACAGCAGTTTAAAGAGCGTACAGGTGAGATGCCGTACATGGTAGTTGCCTGCGTAGGCGGAGGCT is part of the Desulfovibrio gilichinskyi genome and encodes:
- a CDS encoding P-II family nitrogen regulator, whose amino-acid sequence is MKLIIAYIRPECLTPIKQALYAKGIYTMSVTNILGSGRQAGFTETYRGVIMEVNLLKKVRIELGLAEEKVESAIEAIKAGAQTGKEGDGVIFVQDLPRTIRIRTGEETL
- a CDS encoding ammonium transporter, producing MLAAPTAAFAGEEYLTQTHANILWTLVAAILVMFMQAGFACVEAGFTRAKSAGNILMKNFLDFAAGSIIFFLFGFGLMFGIDAAGFIGTSGFSLAGVGLTSPDAQWTLTFWFFQSVFAATAATIVSGGIAERTKFSSYFFVTMIVTGIIYPISGHWAWGSLWLGDSGAGWLEGLGFMDFAGSTVVHSVGGWVALAGAIVVGPRIGKYTADGKAKAIPGHNIPLASLGVFILWFGWFGFNPGSTTTADGSIGLIAVVTSLSGCAGLLGAMITSWIKYGKPDISMTCNGALAGLVGITAGCATVSPAGSIIIGLIAGVLVVLSIELIDKILRIDDPVGAVSVHGVCGAWGTLACGLFTVPELHDGVGGLFYGGGFSILTTQIIGVATVFVWAFGAGLITFLLAKAFIGIRVTKEEEMKGLDISEHGMESYSGFQVFSNE
- a CDS encoding 2-amino-3,7-dideoxy-D-threo-hept-6-ulosonate synthase, giving the protein MDIGKKIRLERIFNRETERTIIVPMDHGISVGPIAGLENLRQAVDDMVSGGANAVLGHRGLVRCGHRSEGQDVGLIVHLSASTSLSPTPNAKVLVGSVEDALRRGADAVSVHVNLGDESETQMLRDLGEVSAKATSWGMPVLAMVYARGPKIKNEYDPEVVAHCARAGEELGADIVKVCYTGDPESFRRVTDGCCIPVVIAGGPKLDTTRAFLQMVSDSISAGGSGLSVGRNVFQHKNRVKLVKALSKVVHQDETVEAALEFLGE
- a CDS encoding 3-dehydroquinate synthase II family protein, yielding MKKIIFKAIPFDKELLTLALESGVDAVLADAQHVKAITELGRVTVITPEDMPLVSIDQKSDEDIAINLATEGREVCLTKGWEIIPVENILAQVKSLALEAESLDRARLAAGVLERGADTIVVLPEAAHDLKTIVAELKLSQGHMELQKAKITKIESAGLGHRVCVDTISMLKKGQGMLVGNSSGFTFLVHGETESNPYVAARPFRVNAGAVHAYAQMPGDRTTYLQELTAGTEVLIVDATGKTSIATVGRCKVEVRPMLLITAEVETPQGPVVGKVFLQNAETIRVVSGEGEPVSVVTIKPGDEIMCRLDDAGRHFGMRITEEIVEE
- the pheA gene encoding prephenate dehydratase → MSESSKKNLNHLREEIDTLDVEILELLNKRAAASLSVGKLKAGSADQIFKPFREQEVLRGLTERNPGPLPSEHLEGIYREIISSSRRLQRPERVVYLGPEGTFSYFAGLEHMGRQADLVPKNNFEDIFVAVSKGEADLGIIPLENSLAGTVGQNVDLFMRYPVYIQDELYSRISHALITKGAGLDQINTVYSHIKVLEQCAGWLRSNLPDVKLEAVDSTAKAASMVAEGDDTCAALGNIKLANIFGLHVVSEAVEDFPDNWTRFLIIGPKPGIEGKRDKTTILFTTPDQPGALVGVLNVLSGKDINMTKLESRPFLGEKWKYMFFVDLQGDLSTEEYESIIDELRSRCLTFKILGSYPSGSQNGSRL
- the aroA gene encoding 3-phosphoshikimate 1-carboxyvinyltransferase, producing the protein MTSDNVIKIKAPSSKSMSHRALIAGAFSDGQTVVLDPLDSNDINRTMDCLSTMGAQFDVEQNSTTVTGMHDGPHGGVKEPAVLEMRDSGTTCRLITAIAGAGKGVFRIQGTPRMHDRPIGELTKALESQGVKVTFADKNGYPPVTLESNGFIGGNIEISLEESSQYLSGLLLAAPYAHKTTVIKVVGKKAVSWPYVALTLKVMEDFKISFSVEALKNGEWKKTNWRKVSKVVPGEIRFRVNPSDYKKDNYEVEGDWSNGSYFLAAGAVGTKPVRVKGLAIDSLQGDRAIIDILKAMGAKIESDSFGVTVYPSKLHGVEVDMGLCPDLVPTVAVAAAFADSPTTITNVAHLRIKECDRLDASATEIIRAGGKAEIGDDFIKIFPAPLKKGEKIIFSTYDDHRLAMSTAIFSLAGIDAVAKEPECVAKSFPEFWKEWDKVKKGNGC
- a CDS encoding prephenate dehydrogenase — encoded protein: MESDFSKIHSIAVVGSRGQMGGFLALKAERAGLLVHRFDQPLDEKEMARLLPVSDLVLLCIPVTVMDEVLDKIVPHMKKGSVLSDVGSVKGRPLQQMVRAYDGPVVGTHPLFGATIPVDFEPTVALVAGREEDKGALESVKDFYKRLGFGAFASTEEEHDRAMAMIQSLNFSSTIAFLACARELPNIEKFVTPSFRRRLESARKMVTQDSDLFVTISDANQYSLEAIRLFRSFLSLAASGDMDLLSERASWWWRENNT
- a CDS encoding anthranilate synthase component I family protein; translation: MKIELTQYGKWLPADVQTPISLYLGLVGNAPGILLESAEVDGRLGRYSLIAWDFRLVLSPVRGKLSVECADSRLAGLAQYSGMDFLEGLRAVMKALHLNPQEEVGPLPALTRGLYGTFGYGLAGMLEPKLADKIPAKDAEVRLALPGRVVLFDHLKHRCCFLSLDEGAKPEFTPQDFNSKCEPTVVGEPVAVPGREKYMENVQKVRELIAEGECIQVVLSTRFSAPFSGNSFDLYRRLRQANPSPFMFYMKFSREEILLGSSPEMMARCERGRLEVRPIAGTRPRGKNAAEDRKYTAELLADPKERAEHVMLVDLGRNDLGRIAKPGSVTVEKFMQVEYFSHVMHMTSYVEADLRDEYDAIDVLQATFPAGTLSGAPKIRAMEIISELEEVPRGPYGGAIGFIGLDKDSINLDTGITIRSMWIRDGKCHWQAGAGLVYDSDPEMEWKECNNKARVLREILQSEGGDVFAC